In Vibrio celticus, one genomic interval encodes:
- a CDS encoding phosphopantetheine-binding protein gives METLHNELKQLIIDALNLEDMSIDEIETEAPLFGDGLGLDSIDALELGLAIKKKYNIVIDADDSNTRQHFASVENLANYISSQTNN, from the coding sequence GTGGAAACATTACACAACGAACTGAAACAACTGATCATCGACGCATTGAACCTTGAAGACATGAGTATTGATGAGATTGAAACGGAAGCTCCACTATTTGGTGATGGACTTGGATTAGACTCTATTGATGCGCTAGAGCTTGGTCTTGCTATCAAGAAGAAGTACAACATCGTTATCGATGCCGACGATTCAAACACTCGCCAGCACTTTGCATCCGTTGAAAACCTAGCAAATTACATCTCATCTCAAACGAACAACTAG